A window of the Gemmatimonadota bacterium genome harbors these coding sequences:
- a CDS encoding class I SAM-dependent methyltransferase: MKTENYLRKRQTSTIHKFGLYRRSEMMVQQIKSLDVAKQAIIVDIGTADGQVLRTILDHSVIQMGIGIDTRYDHLKIAKERILNLIQATGEILPLLSNSVEIIFSTAVIKHLPNLQCHIDECRRVLKPHGKLITIDPTPLGIKLGLLFGHFSESIIYQTLSLKEMQALLVSSGFRIIEEKRFMLFPFPIMGYQFFEKLLQAAHLDFLFLNQLVCAECVDN, from the coding sequence ATGAAAACGGAAAACTACCTTCGCAAAAGACAAACCAGTACTATTCACAAATTTGGACTTTATAGAAGATCCGAGATGATGGTTCAGCAGATTAAATCTCTCGATGTTGCAAAACAAGCTATAATTGTTGACATTGGGACGGCAGATGGCCAGGTGCTGAGAACCATATTAGATCACAGTGTTATTCAAATGGGAATAGGTATTGACACGAGATATGATCACCTGAAAATTGCTAAAGAGAGGATTCTAAACCTGATTCAGGCTACGGGTGAAATCTTACCCCTGCTTTCAAATAGCGTTGAGATTATTTTTTCTACAGCAGTGATCAAACATCTGCCAAATCTACAGTGCCATATTGATGAATGCAGACGAGTGCTCAAACCTCATGGCAAACTAATAACAATTGATCCAACTCCGTTAGGAATTAAACTGGGTTTACTATTTGGTCATTTCTCGGAATCAATCATATATCAGACCTTGAGTCTAAAAGAAATGCAGGCACTTTTAGTTAGCTCTGGTTTTCGAATTATTGAAGAGAAACGTTTTATGTTATTTCCTTTTCCAATTATGGGTTATCAGTTTTTTGAAAAACTCTTACAGGCAGCGCATTTGGATTTCCTTTTTTTAAATCAATTGGTGTGTGCTGAATGTGTAGATAACTGA